In Mycobacterium sp. Aquia_216, a genomic segment contains:
- the cofC gene encoding 2-phospho-L-lactate guanylyltransferase, which translates to MSGAQTNGAGDIALIIAVKRLAAAKTRLAPVFSARTRETVVLAMLVDTVTAAAGVGSVGSITVVTPDEAAAAAAAGLGAQVLADPTPEGHDDPLNQALATAERHVAESFSNVIALQGDLPALQTQELAGAIAAARQHRRSFVADRLATGTAALCAFGTALDPHFGADSAARHRRSGAIELTGAWPGLRCDVDTPADLVAARRLGVGAATARAITQH; encoded by the coding sequence ATGAGCGGCGCGCAGACAAACGGTGCCGGCGATATCGCGTTGATCATCGCCGTGAAGCGGTTGGCCGCCGCCAAGACCAGACTCGCTCCGGTGTTCTCGGCACGGACCCGAGAGACCGTGGTGCTGGCCATGTTGGTGGATACCGTGACGGCCGCGGCGGGGGTCGGATCGGTGGGCTCGATCACTGTCGTCACGCCGGACGAGGCCGCGGCGGCCGCAGCGGCGGGACTCGGAGCACAGGTGCTCGCCGACCCGACACCCGAAGGCCACGACGACCCGCTGAACCAAGCGCTTGCCACCGCCGAACGTCACGTGGCCGAATCGTTCTCCAATGTTATTGCACTGCAAGGTGATTTGCCCGCTTTGCAGACACAAGAGCTGGCCGGCGCGATCGCTGCCGCACGCCAGCACCGGCGCAGCTTCGTTGCCGACCGGCTGGCAACCGGCACCGCGGCACTGTGCGCATTCGGCACCGCGTTGGATCCACACTTCGGGGCGGATTCGGCGGCGCGGCACCGTCGTTCGGGTGCGATCGAGCTGACGGGCGCGTGGCCCGGGCTGCGCTGCGACGTCGACACCCCCGCCGACTTGGTGGCCGCTCGCCGTCTCGGCGTCGGGGCGGCAACCGCTCGTGCCATCACCCAACACTGA
- a CDS encoding NAD(P)H-dependent glycerol-3-phosphate dehydrogenase: MASTAGAVAVMGAGAWGTALAKVLAEVLETTGAPEAEVRLWARRSDVAEQINATRYNPAYLPGTELPPGIRATADAAEALRGVTTVLLGVPAQNLRSNLEQWAPLIADGATLVSLAKGIELGTLMRMSQVIVSVTGVDPSQVAVISGPNLASEIVECQPTATVVACSDSGRAVALQRMLNTGYFRPYTNSDVVGTEIGGACKNVIALACGMAAGVGLGENTAAAIITRGLAEIMRLGIALGAKGATLAGLAGVGDLVATCTSPQSRNRSMGERLGRGATMQSALEGKDGHVVEGVTSCESVLALASSYDVEMPLTDAVHRVCHKGLSVDEAMALLLGRSTKPE, translated from the coding sequence ATGGCCAGCACAGCGGGCGCCGTCGCGGTGATGGGCGCCGGAGCATGGGGAACGGCGCTGGCCAAGGTGCTCGCCGAGGTCCTCGAAACGACCGGAGCACCGGAAGCGGAGGTCAGGTTGTGGGCCCGGCGATCCGATGTCGCCGAGCAGATCAACGCCACCCGATATAACCCCGCCTACCTACCCGGCACCGAGCTGCCGCCGGGGATCCGGGCCACCGCCGACGCGGCCGAAGCGCTGCGCGGCGTGACGACGGTGCTGCTGGGCGTCCCGGCGCAGAACCTGCGGAGCAACCTCGAGCAGTGGGCTCCCTTAATCGCCGACGGCGCAACCCTGGTCAGCCTGGCCAAAGGCATCGAGCTGGGCACCCTAATGCGGATGAGCCAGGTCATCGTCTCGGTGACCGGTGTCGACCCGTCGCAGGTCGCGGTGATTTCCGGGCCGAACCTGGCCAGCGAGATCGTTGAATGTCAACCCACCGCCACCGTCGTGGCGTGCAGCGACTCCGGCCGCGCCGTCGCCTTGCAGCGCATGCTGAACACCGGGTATTTCCGCCCGTACACCAATAGCGACGTGGTCGGCACCGAGATCGGCGGAGCCTGCAAGAACGTCATCGCGCTCGCGTGCGGGATGGCGGCCGGCGTCGGCCTGGGCGAAAACACCGCCGCGGCGATCATCACCCGGGGCCTGGCGGAGATCATGCGGCTCGGCATCGCGCTGGGCGCCAAGGGCGCGACGCTGGCCGGCCTGGCGGGGGTGGGTGACCTGGTGGCCACCTGCACGTCGCCGCAGTCACGGAACCGCTCGATGGGTGAGCGCCTGGGGCGCGGCGCAACCATGCAGTCGGCGCTGGAGGGAAAGGACGGCCACGTCGTCGAGGGCGTCACCTCGTGCGAATCAGTGCTCGCGCTGGCGTCCAGCTACGACGTCGAGATGCCGCTCACCGACGCGGTGCACCGGGTCTGCCATAAGGGACTCTCGGTCGACGAGGCGATGGCCCTGCTGCTGGGCCGCAGCACCAAGCCGGAATGA
- a CDS encoding D-alanine--D-alanine ligase family protein, with product MPPGSRVRVAVVFGGRSNEHAISCVSAGSILRNLDPQRFDVVAIGITPEGSWVLTDGDPDALAISNRQLPEVTIEAGTELALPADPRRGGQLVSLPPGAGEVLGSVDVVFPVLHGPYGEDGTIQGLLELAGVPYVGAGVLSSAVGMDKEFTKKLLVAEGLPVGPYAVLKPSRQTLPPEERERLGLPVFVKPARGGSSIGVTRVARWDELAAAVAQARRHDPKVIVEAAINGRELECGVLEMPDGTIEASTVGEIRVAGVRGREDSFYDFATKYLDDAAELDVPAKVDDDIADAVRQLAIRAFKAIDCQGLARVDFFFTDDGPVINEVNTMPGFTTISMYPRMWAASGVDYRSLLATMVETALARGTGLR from the coding sequence GTGCCACCCGGTAGCCGGGTGCGCGTCGCCGTCGTCTTCGGCGGACGCAGCAACGAACACGCCATCTCGTGCGTGTCCGCGGGCAGCATCCTGCGCAACCTCGATCCGCAACGATTCGATGTGGTCGCGATCGGCATCACCCCCGAAGGGTCGTGGGTGCTCACCGACGGCGACCCGGACGCGCTGGCGATCAGCAACCGGCAATTGCCCGAGGTGACCATCGAGGCCGGCACTGAGCTGGCGCTGCCGGCCGATCCGCGGCGCGGCGGTCAGCTGGTGTCGCTACCGCCCGGCGCCGGTGAAGTTCTGGGCTCCGTCGACGTGGTGTTCCCGGTGCTGCACGGACCCTACGGCGAGGACGGCACGATCCAGGGGCTGCTCGAACTCGCCGGCGTGCCGTACGTCGGCGCCGGTGTGCTGTCCAGCGCCGTCGGTATGGACAAGGAATTCACCAAGAAGCTTCTTGTCGCCGAGGGACTTCCGGTCGGCCCGTACGCGGTGCTGAAGCCGTCGCGGCAGACGCTGCCGCCCGAGGAGCGCGAGCGGCTGGGCCTGCCGGTGTTCGTCAAGCCGGCACGCGGTGGTTCGTCGATCGGTGTCACGCGGGTCGCGCGCTGGGACGAGCTGGCCGCCGCGGTGGCTCAGGCTCGCCGCCACGACCCGAAGGTGATCGTCGAGGCCGCGATCAACGGTCGCGAGCTGGAATGTGGCGTGCTTGAAATGCCGGACGGCACAATAGAAGCCAGTACGGTGGGGGAGATCCGGGTAGCCGGTGTGCGCGGACGCGAGGATAGCTTCTACGACTTCGCCACCAAATACCTCGACGACGCGGCCGAATTGGACGTCCCGGCCAAGGTCGACGACGACATCGCCGACGCCGTGCGCCAATTGGCGATCCGGGCGTTCAAGGCCATCGACTGCCAGGGCCTGGCCCGGGTTGACTTCTTCTTCACCGACGACGGGCCGGTGATCAACGAGGTCAACACGATGCCGGGCTTCACCACGATCTCGATGTACCCGAGGATGTG